Proteins encoded within one genomic window of Bacteroidota bacterium:
- a CDS encoding HlyC/CorC family transporter, with protein sequence MEIFILLVLIFINGLFVMSEIALVSVRKSRLESMAEKGDEKARKALELSNNPEVFLSAAQIGITLIAILTGVYSGDRFSVYLIPFFEQFDFLRSYAENISIAIVVIIVTFLSIIFGELIPKQIGLLRAERISKLVAGPMRNFATVTHPIVWLLNKISTLFFRIFNIKKSKDDAVTEEEIKTLITEGTEAGTIDEAEQEIIERVFHLGDRNITSLMTHRSDIIWFNLDDTEEKIKEKIIKEPHSVYPICDNDIDELKGIVTIKDLYVADDMTLFKELMKPAMFVPENNSAYQVLEKFKESKEHSCFIVDEYGTVLGMITLNDILEAIVGEMPQPDVPDYEIQEREDGSFLVDGQIPFYDFLVRFDKTEWMNEGEHEFDTLAGFILHELERIPSTGDKFDWKGFTIEIIDMDGHRIDKVLIKITEELREDMDE encoded by the coding sequence ATGGAAATCTTCATATTACTCGTTCTTATTTTTATCAACGGATTATTTGTAATGAGTGAAATAGCCCTGGTATCGGTTCGAAAATCCAGGCTGGAAAGCATGGCCGAAAAAGGAGATGAAAAAGCAAGAAAGGCCCTCGAACTTTCCAATAATCCGGAAGTTTTTTTATCGGCTGCTCAAATCGGCATCACTTTAATTGCTATTCTTACGGGTGTGTACTCCGGTGACAGGTTCAGCGTTTACCTTATCCCTTTCTTTGAACAATTTGATTTTCTGAGATCCTATGCAGAAAATATTTCAATTGCGATCGTTGTAATCATTGTTACATTTCTTTCCATCATTTTTGGTGAATTGATACCTAAACAGATCGGGTTGCTGCGGGCAGAACGGATCTCAAAATTAGTAGCAGGCCCTATGCGAAATTTTGCAACAGTTACCCACCCGATAGTATGGTTGCTGAATAAGATAAGCACTTTATTCTTCCGCATTTTTAATATAAAGAAAAGTAAAGATGATGCAGTGACAGAAGAAGAGATAAAAACCCTTATCACAGAAGGAACCGAAGCAGGCACTATTGATGAAGCTGAACAGGAGATCATTGAAAGAGTGTTTCATCTCGGCGACCGTAACATCACTTCGCTTATGACACACCGCAGTGACATTATCTGGTTCAATCTTGACGACACTGAGGAGAAGATAAAAGAAAAGATCATCAAAGAACCACATTCGGTTTACCCGATTTGCGACAATGATATTGACGAATTAAAGGGCATTGTAACTATCAAAGATCTATATGTGGCAGATGATATGACACTGTTCAAAGAACTGATGAAACCCGCCATGTTTGTTCCAGAAAATAATTCTGCTTACCAGGTTTTGGAAAAATTTAAAGAATCAAAGGAGCATAGCTGTTTTATTGTGGACGAATACGGAACAGTATTAGGCATGATCACTTTGAATGACATACTGGAAGCAATTGTTGGTGAAATGCCGCAGCCTGATGTACCGGATTATGAAATACAGGAAAGAGAGGATGGATCTTTTCTTGTTGATGGACAAATACCTTTTTATGATTTTTTGGTTCGCTTTGATAAAACAGAATGGATGAACGAAGGTGAACATGAGTTTGATACGCTGGCGGGATTTATTTTGCATGAGCTTGAACGCATACCATCAACAGGCGACAAATTTGATTGGAAAGGTTTTACTATAGAAATTATTGATATGGATGGTCACCGCATTGACAAAGTGCTGATAAAAATAACAGAGGAGTTGAGAGAGGATATGGATGAGTGA
- a CDS encoding phosphatase PAP2 family protein — MLLNIVNTLVDADRWLFKKINSDWVNDFFDAVFPFLREGNHWLPVYVFLFFFVTLNFKNGWWWVVFYICTVAITDLTGTNLFKHRIERLRPCSDPDFMDQVRLILDHCAGGYSFISNHAANHFGMAAFTYLSFRKTFNSPYLRLIFLWPLLVSYAQVYAGIHYPTDVFCGGLWGLLIGSLVAQFFNKRYGIAIFDNQLKA, encoded by the coding sequence ATGCTATTGAATATTGTAAATACCCTGGTAGATGCTGACCGTTGGCTGTTTAAAAAAATAAACAGTGACTGGGTGAATGATTTCTTTGATGCTGTTTTTCCTTTTCTAAGAGAAGGTAATCACTGGCTGCCGGTTTATGTATTTCTCTTCTTTTTCGTTACTCTGAATTTTAAAAACGGTTGGTGGTGGGTGGTTTTTTATATCTGTACTGTTGCCATCACTGATTTAACCGGCACTAATTTATTTAAACATAGAATTGAACGTTTGCGTCCTTGCTCAGATCCTGATTTTATGGACCAAGTCCGTCTTATTCTCGATCATTGTGCCGGGGGTTATAGTTTCATTTCAAATCATGCTGCTAATCATTTTGGCATGGCTGCATTCACTTATCTCAGTTTCAGAAAAACATTCAATAGTCCTTACCTGCGCCTGATTTTTTTATGGCCCTTGTTGGTATCTTATGCCCAGGTATATGCCGGCATACACTATCCTACTGATGTTTTTTGTGGTGGCCTTTGGGGCTTACTGATCGGTTCATTGGTAGCACAGTTTTTCAATAAGCGCTACGGAATCGCTATCTTCGATAATCAACTTAAAGCATAG